The following coding sequences lie in one Capnocytophaga stomatis genomic window:
- a CDS encoding RNA polymerase sigma factor: MTHKTFLEHIRPFQDKIYRFAKRLLISKDEAEDASQEILLKLWQQNQKIKDIQNLEAYTMTLTKNLCYDKLKAKSSENVSLTNVRFETETHISLQKQVETNDMLEKVKNIINNLTDQQRMVMQLRDIEQYEFDEIEKITGIKEATIRVILSRARKTVREKLLTFEY, encoded by the coding sequence ATGACACACAAAACTTTTTTAGAGCATATTCGTCCGTTTCAAGATAAAATTTATCGTTTTGCCAAGCGATTACTTATCTCAAAAGATGAAGCCGAAGATGCCTCGCAGGAAATTTTACTGAAATTGTGGCAGCAAAACCAAAAAATTAAAGACATACAAAATTTGGAAGCCTACACAATGACCTTAACTAAAAACTTATGTTATGATAAGTTGAAGGCAAAAAGTTCTGAAAATGTGTCGCTTACAAATGTGAGATTTGAAACTGAAACTCATATTTCGCTACAAAAACAAGTAGAAACGAACGATATGTTGGAAAAAGTAAAAAATATAATCAATAACCTGACCGACCAACAACGTATGGTTATGCAACTGCGTGATATAGAGCAATATGAGTTTGACGAAATTGAAAAAATAACCGGAATAAAAGAGGCTACTATCAGAGTAATTTTATCAAGAGCCAGAAAAACAGTACGTGAAAAATTATTAACATTTGAATATTAA
- a CDS encoding DUF4252 domain-containing protein, translating to MKTKLILLVNIFLVSMGVMGQSAFDKFEENDKVTTVVVSQKMFQMLSKIDSKDAEAKEFMDIANKLTGLKIFTTEDKAVAQNMKKEVQNYLSKTTLTELMRVKDKATNVKFYVKQGKNADHVSELLMFVEDGGNSNKAVILSLTGDIDLNKIGVLTKNMNLPEEVKEVKTK from the coding sequence ATGAAAACAAAATTAATTCTTTTAGTAAATATCTTTTTGGTATCAATGGGTGTAATGGGGCAATCTGCTTTTGATAAATTTGAAGAAAACGACAAAGTTACAACTGTGGTAGTTTCTCAAAAAATGTTTCAAATGCTTTCCAAAATCGACAGTAAAGATGCTGAAGCAAAGGAATTTATGGATATTGCCAATAAATTAACAGGTTTGAAAATCTTCACAACAGAAGACAAAGCTGTAGCACAAAATATGAAAAAAGAAGTTCAAAATTATTTAAGCAAAACCACATTAACCGAGTTGATGCGAGTAAAAGACAAAGCTACAAACGTGAAATTTTACGTAAAACAAGGAAAAAATGCCGACCACGTTTCTGAATTATTGATGTTTGTTGAAGATGGAGGTAATTCAAATAAAGCGGTGATTTTGAGCCTCACAGGAGATATTGACCTTAACAAAATAGGCGTTCTGACAAAAAATATGAACCTGCCGGAAGAAGTAAAAGAAGTGAAAACAAAATAA